The Xenopus tropicalis strain Nigerian chromosome 2, UCB_Xtro_10.0, whole genome shotgun sequence genome window below encodes:
- the marcksl1 gene encoding MARCKS-related protein, whose translation MGSIESKSKSADISTNKPAEQQENGHVKANGDAPTKQNGDAVPSNGSAESPAEAAESGEAIESAPPANGDSKPEDPPGKQAKKKKRFSFKNLKFGNNPFRKTKKDQAPGEETPADEGATGSPQEPEIKDGAVEAAPEATPENGECETAAPSSDTIEEVQPEAAALPPTEDSPKPVESEASTEAPSEPQKQEE comes from the exons ATGGGTAGTATAGAGTCAAAGTCTAAGAGTGCAGATATTAGCACCAACAAGCCGGCAGAACAACAG GAAAATGGACATGTAAAAGCCAATGGCGACGCCCCCACCAAGCAGAATGGCGATGCAGTTCCTTCTAATGGCTCAGCCGAGTCCCCAGCTGAAGCTGCAGAATCGGGCGAAGCCATCGAATCGGCGCCCCCCGCCAACGGGGACTCCAAACCTGAAGATCCACCAGGAAAGCAGGCGAAGAAAAAGAAGAGGTTCTCGTTCAAGAATCTAAAGTTCGGGAACAACCCTTTCCGCAAAACCAAAAAAGACCAAGCACCAGGAGAAGAGACCCCCGCAGATGAGGGCGCAACAGGGTCCCCCCAGGAACCCGAGATCAAGGATGGAGCCGTGGAAGCAGCTCCTGAAGCAACCCCAGAGAATGGCGAATGTGAGACAGCAGCGCCCTCTAGTGATACCATAGAGGAAGTACAGCCTGAGGCTGCTGCCCTACCTCCTACTGAAGATTCCCCCAAACCTGTAGAGAGTGAAGCCAGCACAGAAGCCCCCAGCGAACCCCAGAAACAGGAGGAATAG